TTTGCCGCTGCGAGGAAGTCGACGCCCGGACCGTCGACGCCGCGATCGCCGACCTCGGCGCGGCCGATCCGCGTGCGGTGAAGCTCTTCGCCCGGCCCGGGATGGGGCTGTGCCAGGGGCGAGTGTGCGGGTACGCGACGGCCTGCTTGGTCGCCGCACGTGCCGGCCGCGCACCGACGGAGAACGATCTGCGCTCGGTCGCCGCTCGTCCGATCGCCAGCCCGGTCACGCTCGGCATGATCGCCGCCGGGCGGGACGCTTGACCCGCTCGTGAACCCTGGCTGGCGCGCGACCGTCAGCCCCGGCGATCGAAGCACCAGCTCTGTACAATGTCACATTGCATATGGCATCCTGAGGGCGCTGCCAGTGCGGGCAGATACGCGAACTTGGAGGACAGATGACGACTCGACAGTCGCCGTGGCACGGCGTCCTGGTGGCGACCGCGCTGCCGTTGCGAGACCGCGGCGCCGCGACGCTGGAGATCGACTTCGACGGTTTCGCCGACCACGTGAAGTGGCTGGCGGACAACGGGTGTGACGGCGCCACGCCGAACGGCTCGCTGGGCGAGTACCACAACCTCACCGTCGAGGAGCGCGCCCGCGTCGTCACTACCGCGATCGAGGCCGCGCCGGAAGGCTTCACGGTGATGCCCGGCGTCGCGGCCTACGGCGCGGACGAGGCGACCCGCTGGGCCGCGCAGGCCGCCGAAGCCGGTGCGCCCGCGGTGATGCTCTTGCCGCCGAACGCCTACCGGGCCGACCGGCGTGCGGTGGTCGCGCACTACCGGCAGGTCGCCCAGGTCGGCGTGCCGGTCGTCGCCTACAACAACCCGCACGACACCAAGGTCGACCTGACCCCGGATCTGCTGGCCGAGCTCTACCAGGAGGGCCTGATCCAGGGCGTCAAGGAGTTCACCGGCGACGTCCGGCGCTACTACCAGATCCAGGAACTCGCACCCGGCCTCGACGTGCTGGCCGGCACCGACGACCTGGCGTTCGAGTTCGCCGTCGCCGGCTCGCCTGGCTGGATCTCCGGCTACCCGAACGCGCTGCCGAAGTCCTCGCTGCAGCTGTGGCGCAGCGCCGCCGACGGCGATCTGGCCACCGCGCTGCCGCTGTACCGGTCGCTGCACCCGTTGCTGCGCTGGGATTCCAAGACCGAGTTCGTGCAGGCGATCAAGCTCAGCATGGACGTGGTCGGCCGCTACGGCGGGCCGTGCCGTCCGCCGCGCGTGCCGCTGACCGCGGAGCAGGAGGCCCAGGTGCGCAAGGACACCGAGCGCGTCGTGGCCGAGGGCCTGGCCTGACATGCGGAGCAAGCGGGTCTTCCACGCGGTCGACTCCCACACCGAGGGGATGCCGACCCGGGTCGTGACCGGCGGCGTCGGGACGATCCCCGGTGCCACCATGTTCGACCGTCGCCGCTACTTCATGGCGAACCTGGACCACATCCGGCAGCTGCTGATGAACGAGCCGCGCGGGCATTCCGCGATGAGCGGCGCGATCCTGCAACCGCCGACCCGGCCGGACGCCGACTACGGCGTGCTCTACATCGAGGTGTCCGGCTGCCTGCCGATGTGCGGGCACGGCACCATCGGCGTGGCGACCGTGCTGGTCGAGACCGGAATGGTCGAGGTCGTCGAGCCGGTCACCACGATCTGGCTGGACACCCCGGCCGGGCTGGTGGTGGCCGAGGTGGCGGTCGAGGACGGGGTGGCGAAGAACGTCACGCTGACCAATGTGCCGTCGTTCGCGCTCGGGCTGGACCGGACCGTCGAGGTGCCCGGATGGGGCAGCGTCGGCTACGACCTGGCGTTCGGCGGGAACTTCTACGCGATCGTCGAGACCGAAAAGCTCGGCATCGCGTTCGACCGGGCCAACAAAACGCAGCTGCTCGACGCCGGGCTGGCGATCATGGCCGCGATCAACGAGCAGGACCGGCCGGTGCACCCGGGCAACCCGGAAATCGCCGGATGCCACCACGTGTACCTGCAGGCGCCCGGCTCCACCGCGGCGCACTCCCGGCACGCGATGGCGATCCACCCCGGCTGGTTCGACCGGTCGCCGTGCGGAACCGGGACCAGTGCGCGGATGGCGCAGCTGCACGCGCGCGGCGAGCTGGCGCTGAACACGGACTTCGTGAACGAGTCGTTCATCGGCACCCGGTTCGTCGGGCGGCTGATCGGCGAGGGCGAGCTGGCCGGGCTGACCACCGTCACGCCCACCGTGACCGGGCGTGCCTGGATCACCGGCACCGCGCAGTACCTGCTCGACCCGGAGGACCCGTTCCCGGCCGGTTTCGAGCTGTGAGACCGGAGCCGGGCGGCCGCCGTCCGCCCGGCTCCGCCGGATGTTTCCCCGATCCCCGCGGAGGGTGCCTGTGACGACCGTCGAGTTCGTGTCCGCCAAGGACATCGCCGAGACACTCAGCCCGGCCGGCGCGGTCGCCGCGCTCGAAGACGCGCTCCGTGCCGGGTTCGATCCGGCGGCCGACTTCCGCCGCGGCATTCTCGACGTCGCGGCCGGGCAGCTCTTGGTCATGCCGGCGCAGTCGCCGAGCGGGTGCGGGGTGAAGATCGCGAGCGTCGCGCCGGGCAATCCGGAACGAGGGCTGCCGCGGATCCAGGCGGTGTACGTCCTGTTCGACGGCGAGACACTCACGCCGCGCGCGTTGCTCGACGGGACCGCGTTGACCACCTTGCGTACGCCGGCGGTCTCGATCACCGCGGTCAAGCCGATCCTGCTGCAACGGACGGAACCCTTGCACGTCACCGTTTTCGGTGCCGGTCCGCAGGGGGCCGGACATGTCGCGACCATCGCGGACGTCCTGCGCCGGCCGTTCGCCTCGGTCACTCACGTCGTCCGGTCGCCTGAGGCGGTCACCGAAGAGCTGCACCCGCAGGCGCGGGTCGTCGCGGCCGGCTCGGCGGCGGCGGAGGACGCGGTGCGGCGGGCGCACGTGGTCGTCTGCGCCACCGGCTCCGCTGAACCGGTCTTCGATTCCGCGATGACCCGGCCCGGGGTCGTCGTACTTGCAGTGGGTTCGCACGAGCCCGACCGGCGCGAGGTGGACGCCGCGTTCCTCGGCCGCGCGCAGGTCGTGGTCGAGGACCGGGCCACGGCGGTCCGGGAAAGCGGGGACGTCGTCTTGGCGATCGCCGAAGGCGCGTTGAGCGAGGACGACCTGATCCCGATGGCCGACGTCGTAACCGGCCGGACCCAGCTGTCCGGACCGGTGCTGTTCAAGAGCTCCGGGATGTCCTGGGAAGACGTGGTGGTCGCCCAGGCCGTCGCGGACCGGCTCCAGCCCCCTTCCGAAAGGCAGCCATGAGCACCATCTCGGGGGTCGACCCCCGGACCGGGACGCCGCTGGCCCCGGTCGCCGAAGACACTTCCGCGGCCGCGGTCGCCCGGCACGCCGCGGCCGCCGCGGCATGCCCGGTTCCCGGCCGCGAGTTCCGGGCCGCGTTCCTGGACCGGATCGCCGACGAGGCCGAGCGGTCGCGTGCCGAGCTTGTCGCGATCGCGATGCGGGAGACCGGATTCGCCGACGCGAAGCTGCAGGGCGAGCTGACTCGAGCGGCGTTCCAGTTCCGGTTCTTCGCCGACGTCGTCCGCGAAGGCAGCTACCTCGAAGCCACTGTGGACCCGGCTGCCGACACTCCGATGGGACCGCGGCCGGACTTGCGCCGCATCCTGGTCCCGCTCGGTCCGGTGGCGGTGTTCGGGGCGAGCAACTTCCCGTTCGCGTTTTCCGTGCTGGGCGGCGACACCGCTTCCGCGCTCGCCGCGGGGAATCCGGTGATCCTGAAGGCGCACCCTTCGCACCCGGGCACCTCGCTGCTGTCGTACGAAGTGCTGCGGCGCGCGGTGACGGCGACCGGGGCGCCGGACGCGACGGTCGGCCTGGTGTTCGGCACCGAGGCCGGCGCGGCGCTGGTCGCGCAGCCGGAGATCAAGGCAGTCGGGTTCACCGGTTCGCTTTCCGGCGGACGGGCGCTGCTGGACGTCATCGCCGGCCGCGCCGAGCCGATCCCGTTCTACGGAGAACTGGCCAGCCTCAACCCGATCGCGGTCACCCCGGCCGCGGCCGCCGAACGGGCGGAAGAGATCGGCCGGGGACTGGTCGCGTCGATCACCGTCGGCGCGGGCCAGCTGTGCACGAAACCGGGCGTCGTGCTGGTGCCCGCCGGCGACGCGGGGGACCGGCTCGTGGCCGCCGCGCGCACGGCGATCGGCGAGGTACCCGGCCAGGTTTTGCTGAACGAGCGGATTTTCCGTTCCTACACCGAGGAAACCGAACGTTATGGCAGCGACGGCGGGATACGGGAGGCGGTCGGCAACTCGGCGGAAGGCGGGTTCGGCGTCGCCGCGCAGCTGTTCGAAACGACGGTCGCCGGGCTGGCACAGCATCCGGTCCAGGAGATCTTCGGTCCGGTCACCGTGATCGCCCGCTACGACGCTGCGAACGTGACCGGCGAAGTAGCGCGTGCGTTGGCTTCGCTGGGCAATTCGCTCACCGCGACGCTGCACACCGGCAGCGAGGAATCCGCGCTCGCCGCGGAGCTGACCGCAGCGGTGCAGCCCTATGCCGGCCGCATCGTGTACGACGGCTTTCCGACCGGCGTGGCGGTCTCCTGGGCGCAGCACCACGGCGGGCCCTGGCCGTCGACCAACTCGATCCACACGTCGGTGGGCGCCACCGCGATCCGGCGGTTCCTGCGGCCGGTGACCTACCAGAACGCGCCGGAATCCGTGCTGCCCGAGGAGCTGCGCGACGAATACCGCGGCATTCCGCGGCGGATCGACGGCGTGCTGCGCAGCGCCTGAGCGCAACCGAACAGCGGAGGAAGCCCACGAAGCGGCGGGCTTCCTCCGCGTCGTCGTGCGAGGGGACCGGGGCCGTGCTGGCTCGCGGTCCCTTCGGCATGCCGTCCACGGGGCCAGTCCGTGAAGGGAACCTTGAGGGAATCAGAGTCCCTCAAGGTTCCCTTCACGGAATCTGGGTCCCTCAAGGTTCCCTTCACGGACCGCTGGCGAGTTGCGAAAAGGGAGCTGTCCGCACCGCTTTCGTCGCTCAAAGTTGTCGTTGTCTTCTGCGTGTCAGGGTCGTAGCCTAGCCACTGCTATGTGACATTGCACAAACCGAGAACGGGCAACGGCGCCCGGGCCCAGGCCCCCGATCTCGCGAGGCAAGGGAAACACCCACCCCGGAAAACCAGCCGAGGCATCCTCGGCTGAGAGGAGCAGCGAGATGACCCTCCTTCGTCGTGGCGTCGCGGCAGCGGCCGCAGCGGTGCTCGGGTTCGGCCTCGCCGCCTGTGGCGGCAGCCTGTCCTCCGGCGG
This sequence is a window from Amycolatopsis benzoatilytica AK 16/65. Protein-coding genes within it:
- a CDS encoding aldehyde dehydrogenase (NADP(+)), which produces MSTISGVDPRTGTPLAPVAEDTSAAAVARHAAAAAACPVPGREFRAAFLDRIADEAERSRAELVAIAMRETGFADAKLQGELTRAAFQFRFFADVVREGSYLEATVDPAADTPMGPRPDLRRILVPLGPVAVFGASNFPFAFSVLGGDTASALAAGNPVILKAHPSHPGTSLLSYEVLRRAVTATGAPDATVGLVFGTEAGAALVAQPEIKAVGFTGSLSGGRALLDVIAGRAEPIPFYGELASLNPIAVTPAAAAERAEEIGRGLVASITVGAGQLCTKPGVVLVPAGDAGDRLVAAARTAIGEVPGQVLLNERIFRSYTEETERYGSDGGIREAVGNSAEGGFGVAAQLFETTVAGLAQHPVQEIFGPVTVIARYDAANVTGEVARALASLGNSLTATLHTGSEESALAAELTAAVQPYAGRIVYDGFPTGVAVSWAQHHGGPWPSTNSIHTSVGATAIRRFLRPVTYQNAPESVLPEELRDEYRGIPRRIDGVLRSA
- a CDS encoding proline racemase family protein gives rise to the protein MRSKRVFHAVDSHTEGMPTRVVTGGVGTIPGATMFDRRRYFMANLDHIRQLLMNEPRGHSAMSGAILQPPTRPDADYGVLYIEVSGCLPMCGHGTIGVATVLVETGMVEVVEPVTTIWLDTPAGLVVAEVAVEDGVAKNVTLTNVPSFALGLDRTVEVPGWGSVGYDLAFGGNFYAIVETEKLGIAFDRANKTQLLDAGLAIMAAINEQDRPVHPGNPEIAGCHHVYLQAPGSTAAHSRHAMAIHPGWFDRSPCGTGTSARMAQLHARGELALNTDFVNESFIGTRFVGRLIGEGELAGLTTVTPTVTGRAWITGTAQYLLDPEDPFPAGFEL
- a CDS encoding dihydrodipicolinate synthase family protein — encoded protein: MTTRQSPWHGVLVATALPLRDRGAATLEIDFDGFADHVKWLADNGCDGATPNGSLGEYHNLTVEERARVVTTAIEAAPEGFTVMPGVAAYGADEATRWAAQAAEAGAPAVMLLPPNAYRADRRAVVAHYRQVAQVGVPVVAYNNPHDTKVDLTPDLLAELYQEGLIQGVKEFTGDVRRYYQIQELAPGLDVLAGTDDLAFEFAVAGSPGWISGYPNALPKSSLQLWRSAADGDLATALPLYRSLHPLLRWDSKTEFVQAIKLSMDVVGRYGGPCRPPRVPLTAEQEAQVRKDTERVVAEGLA
- a CDS encoding ornithine cyclodeaminase family protein, whose amino-acid sequence is MTTVEFVSAKDIAETLSPAGAVAALEDALRAGFDPAADFRRGILDVAAGQLLVMPAQSPSGCGVKIASVAPGNPERGLPRIQAVYVLFDGETLTPRALLDGTALTTLRTPAVSITAVKPILLQRTEPLHVTVFGAGPQGAGHVATIADVLRRPFASVTHVVRSPEAVTEELHPQARVVAAGSAAAEDAVRRAHVVVCATGSAEPVFDSAMTRPGVVVLAVGSHEPDRREVDAAFLGRAQVVVEDRATAVRESGDVVLAIAEGALSEDDLIPMADVVTGRTQLSGPVLFKSSGMSWEDVVVAQAVADRLQPPSERQP